In Streptococcus respiraculi, one DNA window encodes the following:
- a CDS encoding ATP-binding cassette domain-containing protein, which translates to MTKLVLNSISKQFDQKVILQDASFTFEQGKIYGLLGRNGAGKTTLFNCIARNLVLEQGSIQFEEEGQLRDYDSTDIGFTQTYPQLPAFMTAFEFVRFYMDIHKNKLRHHRGPKDWLTLVGIDEEDQHRLLKDFSHGMQNKVQLLLSLIVQPAVLLLDEPLTSFDPVAAHEFKQLIREAKKDSVIIFSTHILQLAQDLCDEIVLLHHHTLQAVPTDRLHDADFEQEVVNLLADK; encoded by the coding sequence ATGACAAAACTCGTTCTCAACTCTATCTCCAAACAATTTGACCAAAAAGTTATCCTACAAGATGCCTCTTTCACCTTTGAACAGGGAAAGATTTATGGACTGCTGGGCAGAAACGGCGCAGGAAAAACCACTCTTTTTAACTGTATTGCTCGAAATCTTGTCCTTGAACAAGGCAGCATTCAGTTTGAAGAAGAGGGGCAACTACGCGATTATGATTCGACCGATATCGGCTTTACCCAGACCTATCCGCAACTGCCTGCCTTTATGACAGCCTTTGAATTTGTCCGTTTTTACATGGATATCCACAAGAACAAGCTCCGCCACCACCGCGGTCCCAAAGACTGGCTGACACTCGTTGGCATTGACGAAGAAGACCAACACCGCTTGCTCAAGGATTTCTCCCACGGTATGCAAAACAAGGTACAACTCCTCCTTTCGCTGATTGTGCAACCAGCTGTGCTCTTACTCGATGAACCTCTGACCTCTTTTGACCCTGTTGCCGCCCATGAGTTCAAACAACTCATTCGCGAGGCTAAAAAAGATTCCGTCATCATCTTTTCAACCCATATCCTCCAACTGGCTCAAGACCTCTGTGACGAGATTGTTCTTTTACACCATCATACATTACAGGCTGTACCAACCGATCGCCTACACGATGCGGATTTTGAGCAAGAGGTGGTCAACTTATTAGCAGATAAATAA
- a CDS encoding NAD(P)/FAD-dependent oxidoreductase yields the protein MTHFDTIIIGAGPAGMMAAIAASFYGQSTLLLEKNRRLGKKLAGTGGGRCNVTNNGTLEDLLAGIPGNGRFLYSVFSQFDNHDIIHFFKDNGVKLKVEDHGRVFPTTDRSQTIIKALEMKMLDLGVDIQTGTEVLSVKKTDDTFQIKTTDQLFTSPKVIVTTGGKSYPSTGSTGFGHDIARHFKLAVTDIEAAESPLLTDFPHKALQGISLGDVTLFYDKHVITHDLLFTHFGLSGPAALRLSSFVKGGETAYLDVLPQMNKEELATLLEDEREKTLKNVLKSLMPERLAEFFAKSYPLKVKQLSKKERDQLIATIKALPIPITGKMSLAKSFVTKGGVDLKEINPKTLESKKVSGLHFAGEVLDINAHTGGFNITYCLCTGWVAGIQPIPFS from the coding sequence ATGACACATTTTGATACGATTATTATTGGCGCAGGACCTGCTGGCATGATGGCTGCGATAGCAGCAAGTTTCTATGGTCAGTCCACTCTGCTTCTGGAAAAAAATCGCAGGCTTGGCAAGAAATTAGCGGGAACAGGTGGCGGTCGCTGCAATGTAACCAACAATGGCACACTTGAGGACTTGCTTGCAGGGATTCCTGGAAACGGACGGTTTCTCTACAGTGTCTTTTCACAATTTGACAACCACGATATCATCCATTTCTTTAAAGACAACGGCGTCAAGCTAAAAGTCGAAGACCACGGTCGAGTCTTTCCAACGACAGACCGTTCCCAGACCATTATCAAGGCGCTTGAGATGAAAATGTTGGATTTGGGTGTTGACATTCAAACAGGGACAGAAGTTCTCTCCGTCAAAAAAACCGATGACACGTTTCAGATTAAGACCACAGACCAGCTCTTCACAAGCCCCAAAGTCATTGTCACAACAGGCGGAAAATCCTATCCCTCAACAGGCTCTACTGGATTTGGCCATGACATTGCCCGCCATTTCAAGCTTGCTGTAACCGACATCGAAGCAGCGGAAAGTCCGCTTCTGACTGATTTCCCCCACAAGGCGCTTCAAGGCATTTCGCTAGGCGATGTCACTCTCTTCTACGACAAACACGTTATCACCCACGATCTCTTGTTCACGCATTTTGGGCTTTCTGGCCCTGCCGCCCTACGGCTATCGAGCTTCGTCAAGGGTGGAGAAACGGCCTATCTCGATGTACTACCGCAGATGAATAAGGAAGAATTGGCTACCCTCTTAGAGGACGAACGAGAAAAAACCCTCAAAAATGTCCTAAAAAGCCTGATGCCCGAACGCTTGGCAGAGTTCTTTGCGAAGTCTTATCCCCTCAAAGTCAAACAACTGTCTAAAAAAGAAAGGGACCAACTGATAGCTACAATCAAGGCGCTACCGATTCCCATTACAGGCAAGATGTCACTAGCCAAGTCCTTTGTGACCAAGGGTGGAGTCGACCTCAAGGAAATCAATCCCAAGACTCTCGAGAGCAAGAAAGTCTCAGGGCTTCACTTTGCGGGTGAGGTGCTTGACATCAATGCCCATACAGGAGGCTTCAACATCACCTACTGCCTCTGCACTGGCTGGGTTGCAGGGATACAGCCGATACCGTTTTCATAA